The DNA segment GGATATCAACGTCAGCCGCGGCGCTCAGTTTTTGCATATATTCTGGGAAGATCGCGGCATCAATGTTAAATGCTTTATCTGGACGCCAGCTCGGTAGCACTTTGACGTCAAAGCTGCTGTCTTCCGCGATGATTTTATGGTGGCTCAGATCGTCAATAGGATCGTCCGTCGTCCCAACCATTTTGACATTCATCTGCTTCATGATGCCGCGAGCGCTGAATTCTTCGCGCTCTAGCAGCGCATTACAGCGATTCCAAATGTCGTCTGCCGTTGCGCCAGAGAGCAGGGTGCCGGTAATGCCAAATGGGCGACGCAATTCTAGGTGTGTCCAGTGATAAAGCGGGTTACCAATGGTATGAGGAACGGTTTCAGCCCATGCTTGGAACTTCTCACGATCGCTTGCGTCACCGGTGCACAGGCGTTCGGCAACGCCGTTGGTGCGCATCGCACGCCATTTGTAGTGGTCGCCTTTCAACCAGATGTCATACAGGTTTTTAAACCGATAATCCTGTGCAATTTGCTCAGGAGGGAGATGACAGTGATAGTCAAAAATTGGCTGTTCAGCCGCGTACCCGTGGTACAGGCGGCGCGCAAACTCGGTATCAAGCAAGAAATCTTCGGTTAAAAACTGCGACATAATCGGGTTCCTCAGGAGCGTAACGCTTCGGTGAGCTATTCTTTTGCGGCTAAAGTTATCACACCAATTGTGGCGCTCGTCCAGAACTTTTTCCGCGATTAGCCTAATGAAAGCGACAAAACAGAATAATTACTCAGCACTTTCGCTTATGAAGCCACTTTTCTGCGTGGCTAAAGTGTGTGTTTATTATTCCTTAATCCAAAAATGGTTTTTGTGATGGCTCTCAACTTTTAAATCTGTATGACAAGTTATCTTAGCCACCGCTGCGAAATGAGTATTGCCCTAACCAATCATGAGAAGTGGTTTGACCAATATCTATTTACCAAGCACCAGAAAACCAATTCAAAGTCGGAACAGGAACGTCCGAACTTTCCATCTAGAGCCGTAGTTTTAGAACCACAGCGCAGATGAATAAGGTAGATGCGTACCTCACACGTAACGCTATCACCGTTTCAATATGGAGAGTTATTACGCGGCGCAGTCACAAGCGCGGTTCATTGCAGCCTTGCACACATCGCCAAAGGCGTTCCACAAGGCAGAGTTCTAAGCCCAAACAATTTCAAGGTGTCGGAAGTCGGCCAATGCTGATGTCGCTTGAAGGTTACGGGATATACTGGGAGAGAGTTTAAATGCGTAAAATTAAAGGCTTACGCTGGTACATGATAGCCTTGGTTACCGTGGGGACTGTATTAGGTTACTTAACTCGTAACGCCATTGCCGTTGCTGCGCCGACCTTACAAGACACCATGCATATCACCACCCAGCAATACTCTTATATTATTGCTGCGTATTCTGCGTGTTATACCATCATGCAGCCTGTTGCGGGCTACGTGCTTGATGTGCTGGGAACGAAGGTGGGTTATGCACTGTTTGCCATCCTGTGGGCGGTATTCTGTATGGGGACCGCATTAGCCAGTAGCTGGGGTGGTTTGGCTATCGCACGTGGTGCGGTGGGTATGGCTGAAGCCGCGATGATCCCTGCTGGGCTGAAAGCCTCTTCCGAATGGTTCCCGGCGAAAGAGCGTTCTATTGCCGTTGGCTACTTTAACGTAGGTTCATCGATTGGTGGGATGATCGCGCCTCCATTAGTGGTATGGGCTATCGTGGCACACAGCTGGGAAATGGCCTTCATTATTACCGGTGCACTCAGCCTGATTTGGGCAATCTGCTGGTTAATCTTCTACAAACACCCGAAAGACCAGAAAAAACTGTCTGATGAAGAGCGTGATTACATCCTGAATGGTCAGGAAGCACATCACCAAACCAACAACGCTAAGCGTATGTCTGCATGGGAAATTCTGCGTAACCGCCAGTTCTGGGGTATTGCCCTGCCACGTTTTCTGGCTGAGCCTGCGTGGGGGACTTTCAATGCCTGGATCCCTCTATTCATGTTTAAAGCTTACGGCTTCAACCTGAAAGAAATTGCGATGTTTGCTTGGATGCCAATGCTGTTTGCTGACGTTGGTTGCGTGCTGGGCGGCTATTTGCCTCCGCTGTTCCAGAAATATTTCAAAGTAAACCTGATTGTTTCGCGTAAGTTAGTTGTCACCATGGGGGCGGTTCTGATGATTGGCCCAGGCATGATTGGCTTGTTCACCAGCCCTTATGCGGCAATCGCCCTGCTGTGTGTCGGTGGTTTTGCTCACCAGTCTCTGTCTGGCGCTTTGATCACGCTATCTTCCGACGTCTTTGGGCGTAATGAAGTGGCGACGGCCAACGGCTTGACCGGGATGGCCGCATGGACCGCGAGTACCATGTTTGCTCTAGTCGTCGGGGCATTGGCAGATACCATTGGCTTTAGCCCGCTGTTCGCAGCATTAGCGGTCTTCGACCTGCTGGGCGCAC comes from the Hafnia alvei genome and includes:
- a CDS encoding MFS transporter, producing the protein MRKIKGLRWYMIALVTVGTVLGYLTRNAIAVAAPTLQDTMHITTQQYSYIIAAYSACYTIMQPVAGYVLDVLGTKVGYALFAILWAVFCMGTALASSWGGLAIARGAVGMAEAAMIPAGLKASSEWFPAKERSIAVGYFNVGSSIGGMIAPPLVVWAIVAHSWEMAFIITGALSLIWAICWLIFYKHPKDQKKLSDEERDYILNGQEAHHQTNNAKRMSAWEILRNRQFWGIALPRFLAEPAWGTFNAWIPLFMFKAYGFNLKEIAMFAWMPMLFADVGCVLGGYLPPLFQKYFKVNLIVSRKLVVTMGAVLMIGPGMIGLFTSPYAAIALLCVGGFAHQSLSGALITLSSDVFGRNEVATANGLTGMAAWTASTMFALVVGALADTIGFSPLFAALAVFDLLGALVIWTVLQNRTAEEVEAASGHQKATV